From a single Nostoc edaphicum CCNP1411 genomic region:
- a CDS encoding PEP-CTERM sorting domain-containing protein (PEP-CTERM proteins occur, often in large numbers, in the proteomes of bacteria that also encode an exosortase, a predicted intramembrane cysteine proteinase. The presence of a PEP-CTERM domain at a protein's C-terminus predicts cleavage within the sorting domain, followed by covalent anchoring to some some component of the (usually Gram-negative) cell surface. Many PEP-CTERM proteins exhibit an unusual sequence composition that includes large numbers of potential glycosylation sites. Expression of one such protein has been shown restore the ability of a bacterium to form floc, a type of biofilm.), whose product MIKNNRKKAVAQAISTAVALGWVIMQVESARAATLTVNNLNDSGVGSLRDTINIATSNDVVEFLLGSNPSTITLTSGALAIAKNLTINGPGANLLTISGNNQFPVFDINAADVTLSGLAIAGNINAYNSSSVTFTNSTVSGDNVKIDNSTGNVTFINSTINGNNGQINANELTFINDSNVTVTHNGGNSGTIGSAGNLLVEGGSIIIDNSGEMNAGSNNGGEITITPVSLIVTTRVPEPSAIAGTILACSLAWLAKRKQAAFCKAKV is encoded by the coding sequence GTGATAAAAAACAATAGAAAAAAGGCTGTCGCTCAAGCTATTTCCACAGCCGTTGCTTTGGGCTGGGTAATAATGCAAGTGGAATCAGCACGGGCTGCTACCTTGACGGTTAACAATCTCAATGACAGTGGCGTTGGCTCATTGCGAGATACGATCAACATTGCAACTAGCAATGACGTAGTAGAGTTCTTATTGGGCAGTAATCCTAGTACAATTACCCTGACGAGTGGGGCACTTGCGATCGCTAAAAATCTTACTATTAATGGCCCAGGTGCTAACTTACTTACCATCAGTGGCAATAATCAATTCCCCGTGTTTGATATTAACGCCGCCGATGTTACACTTTCTGGGCTTGCGATCGCTGGTAATATCAATGCTTACAATTCTAGTAGCGTAACGTTTACCAATAGTACTGTTAGCGGCGACAATGTGAAGATAGATAACAGTACTGGTAACGTAACATTTATCAATAGCACTATCAACGGCAATAATGGGCAGATTAATGCTAATGAACTGACTTTCATAAATGATAGTAATGTAACAGTTACACATAACGGCGGCAATTCTGGGACAATTGGCAGTGCCGGCAATCTTTTAGTAGAAGGAGGTAGCATTATCATTGACAATTCTGGGGAAATGAACGCTGGTAGTAATAATGGAGGCGAGATAACTATTACACCTGTTTCTCTTATAGTGACAACAAGAGTACCCGAACCAAGTGCGATCGCTGGTACTATACTTGCTTGTAGTCTGGCTTGGCTGGCGAAGAGAAAGCAAGCAGCATTTTGCAAGGCGAAGGTATAA